One Alicyclobacillus acidoterrestris DNA window includes the following coding sequences:
- a CDS encoding 2,4'-dihydroxyacetophenone dioxygenase family protein: MSGTPNTKMVTPPSAYKIVNIPEPYADVIQRHGVDGKFVNSQESPWVPFGENAAIRHLAFDVRNNIASNILWIKSGGVIGTHRHRGTIVMVCLEGSARYLEYDWVAGPGDLIYETPGLTHTLVSDHPEGVKLFGWLQGAIEFFDENANFLETVDVWWYINHYESYCCEHGIPINPQMYL, translated from the coding sequence ATGTCTGGAACGCCCAACACAAAGATGGTGACACCGCCGTCGGCCTATAAGATTGTCAACATTCCAGAGCCATACGCGGATGTCATCCAGCGTCATGGCGTAGACGGCAAATTCGTCAATTCACAGGAGAGCCCGTGGGTCCCATTCGGGGAGAATGCAGCCATTCGTCACCTTGCCTTCGACGTTCGCAATAACATTGCCAGCAACATTTTATGGATCAAGTCGGGCGGCGTGATCGGTACGCACCGGCATCGGGGTACCATTGTCATGGTTTGCCTCGAAGGTAGCGCCCGCTATTTAGAGTATGACTGGGTAGCTGGCCCAGGGGACTTGATTTACGAAACGCCGGGATTGACGCACACGCTCGTGAGCGACCACCCGGAGGGGGTCAAGTTGTTCGGTTGGCTTCAGGGGGCCATTGAGTTTTTTGACGAAAACGCGAATTTCCTCGAGACGGTGGATGTCTGGTGGTATATCAATCACTACGAGAGCTATTGCTGTGAGCATGGGATTCCAATTAACCCGCAAATGTATCTTTGA
- the prpB gene encoding methylisocitrate lyase has product MTWLVEPDIQQNTLAARFMELMKQPEVLQIPGAHDGMSALLAKEVGFQALYLSGAAYTASKGIPDLGLVYSEEVARRARDLVRATKLPVLVDIDTGYGGVLNVARTAKEMVEAGVAAVQIEDQEMPKKCGHLNGKRLISADEMVQKIQVIREVAPTLVVIARTDAKAVEGMTSALDRAQRYAAAGAHAIFPEALLNESEFRTFREGISLPLLANMTEFGKTPYLTAEQFAELGYEMVIYPVTSLRAAAKACREVYREILTAGTQKGLLDSLQTRAELYETIHYHAYEALDNRIAKTVLPVEGQE; this is encoded by the coding sequence ATGACTTGGTTAGTTGAACCAGATATTCAGCAGAATACTTTGGCCGCACGTTTTATGGAGCTTATGAAACAACCAGAGGTTTTGCAGATTCCCGGGGCGCACGATGGAATGAGTGCATTGCTCGCGAAAGAGGTCGGGTTTCAGGCTCTCTATTTATCGGGTGCGGCGTACACGGCGAGTAAGGGAATTCCCGATTTAGGCTTGGTTTACTCGGAGGAAGTCGCTCGACGTGCGAGAGATCTCGTTCGCGCAACGAAGCTCCCAGTTCTAGTAGATATCGACACGGGCTATGGTGGCGTACTCAATGTGGCGAGAACCGCGAAAGAAATGGTCGAGGCAGGCGTTGCCGCTGTGCAAATTGAAGATCAGGAGATGCCCAAAAAATGCGGCCATTTAAACGGTAAAAGGCTAATTTCAGCGGACGAAATGGTGCAAAAGATTCAAGTCATCCGCGAGGTGGCTCCCACGCTTGTCGTGATTGCCCGAACAGACGCAAAGGCTGTCGAAGGGATGACGTCGGCATTGGATAGAGCACAGCGCTATGCGGCCGCCGGCGCACACGCGATATTTCCAGAGGCGTTGTTAAACGAATCGGAGTTTCGCACATTTCGAGAGGGGATTTCTCTACCGCTGCTCGCGAATATGACGGAGTTCGGGAAGACACCGTATCTTACTGCGGAACAGTTCGCCGAATTGGGATATGAAATGGTCATATACCCTGTTACATCACTACGAGCCGCCGCGAAGGCATGTCGCGAGGTATATCGAGAAATTCTGACCGCAGGTACGCAAAAAGGGTTGCTCGATTCACTGCAGACGCGGGCAGAACTCTACGAAACCATTCATTATCATGCATATGAGGCTCTGGATAATCGAATTGCGAAGACTGTATTGCCAGTGGAGGGACAGGAGTGA
- a CDS encoding bifunctional 2-methylcitrate dehydratase/aconitate hydratase: MKDDRSVRQIDSVLEKIADYVVEQTDFGEQALSTAHLTLVDAMGCAMAALQYSECVKLLGPIVEGTTVPCGARVPGTRYELDPVQAAFNIGCTIRWLDYNDTWLAKEWGHPSDNLGGILAIADHLSRVREAGGQSPLTVRDIWLALVQAHEIQGVLALENSLNQHGFDHVLFVKIATAAVVTRLLGGTREQVQNAVSNAFIDNASLRTYRHAPNTGWRKSWAAGDATSRGVYLAYLALKGEMGYQTALSAKRWGFEDVILAGEPVKLNQPLASYVMENILFKVSYPAEFHAQTALEAAIRLHKVVKPRLNDIAQVTIRTHESAIRIISKTGKLMNPADRDHCLQYIVAIGLLYGTMTSDHYQDTVAADERIDALRDKMSVVEEPRYSRDYLDPNKRSIASSVQVQFTNGCRTDVVEIEYPIGHPRRRAEGIPKLWEKFYDNLSTHFGSEQVARIYSTCQSFQALQRMPVNQFVDLFLPENQMM, encoded by the coding sequence ATGAAGGATGATCGAAGCGTTCGGCAGATTGACTCGGTGCTTGAGAAAATCGCTGACTATGTCGTAGAGCAAACTGATTTTGGGGAACAGGCGCTATCCACCGCACATTTGACGTTGGTGGATGCAATGGGATGTGCGATGGCGGCCTTGCAGTACTCAGAATGCGTCAAACTGCTTGGTCCGATAGTGGAGGGGACAACAGTGCCGTGCGGTGCTCGCGTACCCGGCACTCGATATGAGCTAGATCCCGTTCAAGCTGCATTTAATATCGGGTGTACGATTCGTTGGTTGGATTACAACGATACGTGGCTGGCGAAGGAGTGGGGCCACCCGTCTGACAATTTGGGTGGAATTCTCGCGATTGCAGATCACCTCAGTCGCGTTCGTGAGGCGGGCGGACAATCCCCGCTCACGGTTCGAGATATCTGGTTGGCCCTGGTTCAGGCGCACGAAATTCAAGGGGTACTCGCACTTGAGAACAGTTTGAATCAGCATGGGTTCGATCACGTTCTATTCGTGAAGATTGCAACGGCGGCAGTGGTTACCCGTCTGCTCGGTGGGACGAGAGAACAGGTGCAGAATGCCGTATCCAATGCCTTTATTGATAACGCAAGTTTGCGTACGTATCGTCATGCACCGAATACGGGATGGCGTAAGTCTTGGGCGGCTGGTGATGCGACGAGCCGTGGCGTTTATCTTGCATATTTGGCCCTGAAAGGGGAAATGGGCTATCAAACTGCATTGTCAGCGAAGCGTTGGGGGTTTGAGGACGTCATTCTGGCGGGAGAACCCGTGAAGTTGAATCAACCGTTAGCATCGTATGTGATGGAGAATATTTTGTTCAAGGTATCGTATCCTGCGGAGTTTCATGCACAGACTGCACTCGAGGCAGCGATTCGACTTCATAAAGTGGTCAAACCTCGGTTGAACGACATCGCACAAGTGACGATTCGCACGCACGAATCAGCGATTCGCATTATCAGCAAGACGGGGAAGTTGATGAATCCAGCGGACAGGGATCATTGCTTACAGTATATTGTGGCCATCGGCTTGCTTTACGGGACGATGACGAGTGATCACTATCAGGACACTGTAGCGGCGGATGAACGCATTGACGCGCTGCGTGATAAGATGAGTGTCGTTGAGGAACCGCGATATAGTCGGGATTATCTGGATCCTAACAAACGCTCTATCGCGAGTTCTGTGCAGGTTCAATTTACAAATGGATGCCGTACGGATGTTGTGGAAATCGAATATCCAATTGGACATCCACGTCGTCGGGCGGAGGGTATCCCGAAGCTCTGGGAAAAGTTTTACGATAATTTGTCTACGCATTTTGGCAGCGAACAAGTCGCGCGAATTTATTCAACGTGTCAATCCTTCCAGGCGTTGCAACGCATGCCTGTAAATCAGTTTGTTGACTTGTTCTTGCCGGAGAATCAAATGATGTGA
- a CDS encoding MFS transporter, with amino-acid sequence MSNLSIAARLDRLPIGAVHRKAAFIIGLGLFFELYDVYLSGVLGSVISDQFHISGSTQSLLLGSSFLGMFLGAIFLNRMADLIGRRKAFMVNLLIYSVFTFLCAFSPNVVLLVLFRFLAGVGIGAEAPLGDTYLSEVLPTYRRGKLMVWAYTLQFCSMPVEGLLARWIVPTQFGMAGWRWMFIIGSLGAVFAWALQQFLPESPRWLESVGRKPEAEEIMMRFERHADRSEEDILTSAAPTVPDPPQEKLPVSTLFVAQFRRRTILLWVFQILQTFGYYGFGTLVPLVLAAKGFDVHSSLTYTTLSFIGYPVGSLISLSIVERIQRKWLIVMAAFCMALFGILFGISNSIILIIIFGFLYTMVSNIFSNAYHIFQVEIYPTSIRATASGAGYSLSRLSSGLMPFVLLPLLQGSGATAMFSVVAIAMVIVMIDIGGFAPKTTARVLEELNQVPSSVATSTENHSITP; translated from the coding sequence ATGTCCAATCTGTCGATTGCAGCGAGATTAGATAGGCTCCCTATCGGGGCGGTACACCGTAAAGCGGCGTTTATTATTGGGCTTGGTCTATTTTTCGAACTGTATGATGTATATCTATCTGGGGTGTTGGGATCCGTTATTTCAGATCAGTTTCATATCAGCGGATCGACCCAATCGTTACTGCTTGGTTCGTCTTTCCTGGGGATGTTCCTTGGGGCGATTTTCTTAAATCGCATGGCAGATTTGATTGGTCGCCGCAAGGCATTTATGGTAAACCTTCTCATTTACTCCGTGTTTACATTTCTGTGTGCATTCAGTCCGAATGTTGTGTTGCTCGTCCTATTTCGCTTCCTTGCAGGAGTCGGCATCGGTGCTGAGGCGCCACTTGGCGACACCTATCTCAGCGAAGTTCTTCCAACTTACCGCCGCGGCAAATTGATGGTGTGGGCTTACACGTTGCAGTTTTGTTCCATGCCGGTAGAGGGGCTGCTGGCTCGTTGGATAGTTCCGACGCAATTTGGAATGGCAGGTTGGCGGTGGATGTTTATCATTGGCTCCTTGGGTGCCGTTTTCGCGTGGGCCTTGCAACAGTTTTTACCCGAATCTCCACGTTGGTTAGAATCGGTCGGGAGAAAACCAGAGGCAGAGGAGATTATGATGAGGTTTGAGCGGCATGCCGATAGGAGCGAGGAGGATATTCTCACAAGCGCCGCGCCTACGGTGCCCGACCCTCCGCAGGAGAAATTGCCTGTTTCGACACTGTTTGTCGCGCAATTCCGCAGGCGGACGATACTATTATGGGTATTCCAAATCCTCCAAACATTTGGTTACTATGGGTTTGGAACGCTTGTTCCATTGGTGCTTGCTGCAAAGGGATTTGACGTGCATAGTTCGCTCACCTATACGACTTTGTCGTTCATCGGTTATCCTGTCGGATCGCTCATATCGCTGTCTATCGTGGAACGTATTCAGCGCAAATGGCTGATCGTCATGGCTGCGTTCTGCATGGCACTGTTCGGAATTCTATTTGGTATTTCTAACTCGATAATTCTCATTATAATCTTTGGCTTCCTCTATACGATGGTGAGCAACATTTTTTCAAACGCCTATCACATTTTTCAAGTTGAAATTTATCCCACTTCGATCCGCGCAACTGCATCAGGTGCTGGTTATAGTCTCAGCAGACTGTCAAGTGGTCTGATGCCGTTTGTTCTTTTGCCTTTGCTGCAAGGCAGCGGTGCCACGGCTATGTTCTCCGTGGTCGCCATCGCGATGGTCATTGTAATGATAGATATCGGCGGCTTCGCTCCGAAGACCACGGCTCGTGTACTAGAGGAGCTCAATCAGGTGCCCTCAAGTGTGGCCACGTCAACTGAAAATCATTCCATTACACCGTAG
- a CDS encoding 2,3-butanediol dehydrogenase, protein MKAAMWYGRKDVRVVDIEEPVVKAGTVKIQVEWCGICGSDLHEYVAGPMTIPVETPHPLTGQVAPVVLGHEFSGRVVEVGDGVTRVAVGDRVVVEPLLSCGKCAPCKSGRYNLCVYRGFHGLTSDGGGFSEYTVVHENLVHRLPGALSFEAGAIVEPAAVAVQAVYSSGLRIGDTCAVFGAGPIGLLLTQAAKAAGASTVIVVEVSEQRLAKAEQLGATHLINPQSEKVIDAILAVTDGQGVDVSFEAAGAQTALTQAIGCVKAGGEAVIVSLWEQEIVFHPNLLVLNERKITSSAAYCRMFPRVMSLIASGQINAEGLVSKKIHLEDIVAEGFEALLTDKSQSKVLVRPR, encoded by the coding sequence ATGAAAGCTGCCATGTGGTATGGAAGGAAAGACGTCCGCGTGGTCGATATTGAAGAGCCAGTCGTCAAAGCAGGAACCGTTAAAATTCAAGTGGAGTGGTGCGGGATTTGCGGGAGCGATTTACACGAATATGTAGCCGGCCCGATGACGATCCCAGTCGAAACACCGCATCCGTTGACAGGCCAGGTTGCCCCTGTTGTTTTGGGACACGAATTTTCGGGGCGCGTGGTCGAAGTTGGGGATGGTGTCACGCGCGTGGCGGTTGGTGATAGGGTCGTTGTCGAACCGCTCCTCAGTTGTGGGAAATGCGCGCCTTGCAAAAGCGGACGATACAACCTGTGCGTATACCGTGGATTTCACGGATTGACATCAGATGGTGGCGGATTTTCCGAGTACACTGTGGTTCATGAGAACTTGGTTCATAGGCTCCCTGGGGCGTTGTCATTCGAAGCGGGGGCGATTGTCGAGCCTGCGGCGGTCGCCGTGCAAGCGGTGTATTCAAGTGGACTCAGGATAGGCGACACTTGTGCGGTCTTTGGTGCCGGCCCCATTGGTCTCTTGCTTACACAAGCGGCAAAGGCGGCCGGCGCGAGTACCGTGATTGTCGTGGAAGTTTCGGAACAAAGACTTGCGAAAGCTGAACAATTAGGCGCTACGCATTTGATCAACCCACAAAGCGAGAAAGTGATTGATGCGATTCTCGCTGTAACTGATGGGCAAGGGGTGGACGTCAGTTTTGAGGCGGCCGGTGCGCAGACCGCGCTTACGCAGGCTATTGGATGTGTGAAAGCGGGTGGCGAGGCCGTCATTGTCAGCCTGTGGGAGCAAGAAATTGTCTTCCACCCAAATCTACTCGTTTTGAACGAGCGGAAAATTACTTCGTCCGCCGCGTATTGCCGAATGTTTCCGAGGGTCATGTCGCTCATTGCCAGTGGACAAATCAATGCCGAGGGATTGGTTTCTAAAAAGATCCACTTAGAAGACATCGTCGCGGAAGGTTTCGAAGCGTTGTTGACAGACAAATCTCAATCCAAGGTTCTTGTGCGGCCAAGGTGA
- a CDS encoding hydroxymethylglutaryl-CoA lyase, with translation MNWPQTVKVIDVTPRDGLQDAAGELTAEQKIQLCRDLYAAGVQSVEITAFVSPKWVPLMRDAETVALALRELSDTIALVPNQKGFERALATGVNAVTFVVSASPIHQRENLRMSLADSFEQFRRIAQMHASSQVRLRGAISCAFGSPFSTESITPETVADIACEYVDSGAVELSLADTVGVGTPQVIYDTILSVKQRVGHHVPITLHLHDRYELGLGNIVAALAAGVTVFETALAGLGGCPFVPDAPGNLDTEKVVRWLHLMGIHTGIDEHALSQIRKRLLKDLDASNGRAD, from the coding sequence ATGAATTGGCCGCAAACAGTAAAAGTCATTGATGTTACGCCACGAGATGGGCTGCAGGATGCAGCGGGGGAATTGACTGCCGAGCAAAAGATTCAGTTGTGCAGGGATCTCTATGCGGCAGGTGTTCAAAGTGTAGAAATTACCGCCTTTGTCTCGCCAAAGTGGGTGCCGTTGATGAGGGATGCAGAAACGGTTGCGCTCGCCTTGCGTGAGCTGAGTGACACGATTGCGCTTGTGCCTAATCAAAAGGGTTTTGAACGCGCACTTGCTACTGGCGTCAATGCGGTGACGTTTGTCGTGTCGGCAAGCCCCATCCACCAGCGCGAAAACCTTCGCATGTCACTGGCGGATTCCTTTGAGCAGTTTCGCAGGATTGCGCAAATGCACGCAAGTTCGCAGGTTCGACTACGCGGGGCGATTTCCTGTGCGTTCGGGTCGCCGTTTTCTACTGAGTCGATTACGCCAGAGACAGTTGCAGATATTGCTTGTGAATATGTAGACTCAGGTGCCGTAGAGTTGAGCCTCGCGGATACGGTCGGCGTCGGTACCCCACAAGTGATTTACGATACCATTTTGTCTGTGAAACAACGGGTAGGTCACCACGTCCCCATCACGTTGCACTTACATGATCGATATGAGCTTGGGCTTGGCAATATCGTGGCTGCACTGGCTGCCGGTGTGACGGTCTTTGAGACTGCGCTGGCTGGTTTAGGTGGGTGTCCGTTTGTGCCAGACGCACCAGGGAATCTAGATACTGAAAAGGTGGTGCGTTGGTTGCATTTGATGGGGATTCACACTGGAATTGATGAACACGCTTTGTCGCAGATAAGAAAGCGCTTACTAAAAGATTTGGATGCGTCTAATGGTAGAGCAGATTAA
- a CDS encoding MFS transporter, producing MRSASRWWSYENAVLAILSAGWGFLFLERMDINYLMPFMVKDLHLSNAEVGFVAAGFSLTWSLSGYFGGYFGDILGKRKLLLIISILAFSLCSFITGLATGFLLLVVFRMVMGMLEGPFFPVGTSILLAESTYSRRGFNLGFLQNFSSNILGGMIGPVVIVALATAVGWRYTFFFTIIPGIVVALLMWRFIREPKPTREDAAEMVTHGGKRQGEKIRPWTVFKYRNMILCMIISVCLIPWYTLLFTYAPLYLTQTRGMSPHIMSYVMSIVGVSAAVWGFVVPMLSDRLGRKSMMILFCLISIVGPVSVLYLHAALWFFMVVIFIGCAGTGGMALYMSVIPSETVPRKIAGAAIGLAMASGEFVGGVGIVSAGGVLANHYGLVAPLLMSAAFALVAAFVAIFLTETAPIKVKARLVSTTDAQVNLDV from the coding sequence GTGCGATCCGCAAGCCGATGGTGGTCATATGAAAATGCCGTCTTAGCCATTTTGTCCGCGGGTTGGGGTTTTCTTTTCTTAGAGCGGATGGACATCAACTATTTGATGCCGTTTATGGTGAAAGACTTACACCTGTCTAATGCTGAAGTGGGGTTTGTTGCTGCTGGATTTTCCTTGACGTGGTCGTTGTCGGGTTATTTTGGCGGGTATTTTGGAGATATTTTGGGAAAGCGCAAGCTCCTCTTAATCATCAGTATCCTTGCGTTTTCCCTCTGTTCCTTTATTACTGGTCTGGCCACAGGATTTCTTCTGTTAGTCGTGTTCCGAATGGTGATGGGGATGCTCGAGGGGCCGTTCTTTCCCGTGGGCACATCGATTCTCTTAGCCGAATCGACTTATTCTCGCCGCGGATTCAACTTGGGGTTTTTGCAGAACTTCTCCTCGAATATTTTAGGGGGCATGATTGGGCCGGTTGTCATCGTGGCGCTCGCGACGGCTGTGGGCTGGCGGTATACGTTCTTTTTCACTATCATTCCAGGCATCGTCGTGGCGCTGTTGATGTGGAGATTTATCAGGGAGCCGAAACCAACCCGCGAAGACGCAGCGGAAATGGTGACGCACGGTGGAAAGCGCCAAGGTGAGAAGATTCGTCCGTGGACGGTCTTCAAATATCGAAACATGATTCTCTGCATGATCATTTCGGTTTGTCTAATCCCCTGGTACACCCTGCTGTTCACCTACGCACCTTTGTATTTGACACAAACTAGAGGAATGTCTCCCCACATCATGAGTTATGTCATGTCGATAGTGGGTGTGAGCGCTGCTGTTTGGGGATTTGTCGTACCCATGTTGTCTGATAGGTTGGGTAGAAAATCGATGATGATTCTGTTTTGCTTGATTTCTATCGTCGGGCCGGTATCTGTCCTGTACTTGCACGCAGCTCTCTGGTTTTTCATGGTCGTCATTTTTATCGGATGCGCCGGCACGGGCGGCATGGCACTTTACATGTCGGTCATTCCTTCCGAGACCGTACCGAGAAAAATTGCAGGCGCCGCGATTGGCTTAGCGATGGCCTCCGGAGAATTCGTCGGCGGTGTTGGGATTGTCTCTGCTGGAGGGGTCCTGGCGAATCACTATGGGTTGGTAGCCCCGCTCTTGATGTCTGCAGCGTTTGCGCTGGTCGCGGCGTTCGTCGCAATCTTTCTCACCGAGACAGCCCCCATCAAAGTGAAGGCGCGACTCGTATCCACCACGGACGCCCAGGTCAACTTGGATGTGTAA
- a CDS encoding CaiB/BaiF CoA transferase family protein: MGSSLTSRHERPLEDIRVLEFGSLIAGPFATRLLADFGAEVIKIESPQGDPLRKWGLLTETGDSWWWQAQARNKKLMTLDLHHPEAQKIVRDLVREADVIVENFRPGQMEKWNLGYDELTQVNPGIVYVSVSGFGHSGPYRDRPGFGNIAESMSGMRYVTGFPDLPPVRVGFSIGDEIAALYAALGALMTLLRRERQKDGLGDHVDVALTEAVFSMTEGAMTEYKHAGVIQQRTGNALKRSAPSNIYPTKDGKWMAIGANTPRIFPRLLAAMGRDDLVRDPKFIDNQARLENIEELDQIISDWTKQFLLAELWETLNAHEVPAGPVMNVADIASDPHYIDREMVIQVPSEDLGAVWMPGIVPKLKNFPGYVQHAGHRPGHDTVWVLKSLLNWDDERIATALEQGVIYQ, encoded by the coding sequence GTGGGTTCTTCACTGACATCAAGGCATGAACGACCATTGGAAGATATCCGCGTCTTAGAATTTGGGTCTTTAATTGCAGGTCCTTTTGCGACAAGGCTGCTTGCGGATTTTGGCGCGGAGGTCATTAAGATTGAGTCACCACAGGGGGATCCGCTACGCAAGTGGGGATTACTTACAGAAACAGGCGACTCATGGTGGTGGCAGGCTCAAGCGAGAAATAAGAAACTCATGACGCTTGATTTACATCATCCGGAGGCCCAGAAAATTGTGCGGGATCTTGTCCGCGAGGCAGATGTCATCGTGGAAAATTTCCGACCTGGGCAAATGGAGAAGTGGAATTTAGGTTACGACGAGCTTACGCAGGTAAATCCCGGGATTGTATACGTCAGTGTATCTGGGTTTGGTCATTCGGGGCCGTATCGGGATCGTCCAGGTTTTGGAAACATCGCGGAGTCAATGAGTGGTATGCGGTACGTGACAGGATTCCCTGACTTGCCACCTGTTCGTGTAGGGTTTTCTATCGGCGATGAGATTGCGGCATTGTATGCGGCGTTGGGTGCACTGATGACGCTTCTCAGGCGTGAGAGACAGAAGGACGGTTTGGGCGATCATGTAGATGTTGCCTTGACGGAAGCGGTGTTCAGTATGACTGAAGGGGCTATGACGGAGTACAAACATGCAGGTGTGATACAGCAGAGGACAGGAAATGCTTTGAAACGCTCAGCCCCGTCGAATATCTATCCTACGAAAGACGGCAAATGGATGGCTATCGGCGCGAACACCCCTAGAATTTTCCCACGTTTGCTTGCCGCGATGGGGCGGGATGATCTCGTCCGTGATCCAAAGTTTATTGACAATCAAGCACGCCTGGAGAACATCGAAGAGTTGGATCAAATCATCTCGGATTGGACGAAACAGTTTTTACTCGCAGAGCTTTGGGAGACGTTGAACGCCCATGAGGTACCAGCTGGACCTGTGATGAATGTTGCCGACATTGCATCAGATCCGCATTATATCGACCGTGAGATGGTTATTCAAGTTCCTTCAGAAGATCTAGGTGCGGTTTGGATGCCTGGTATTGTGCCGAAATTGAAGAACTTTCCGGGTTACGTTCAGCATGCAGGTCATCGCCCGGGGCATGACACTGTCTGGGTATTGAAGTCACTCTTGAACTGGGATGATGAACGAATTGCAACTGCGCTGGAACAAGGGGTGATATACCAATGA
- a CDS encoding IclR family transcriptional regulator, with protein MEQVGGTNKTLVIQKIGSILDYVSRNGPVSSVSKMAAELEIPRGTLHRLLNDLGSEQFLNRNESGYEVGWRVLSLAAHALSDRDIVQLARPFVQLLSAQTGLNTSVYVRVEECRMCVHRVEGVSILRPTVKVGELLPLHAGASGRILTAWLADAEREELLRLSRERFPDVSSKQDPSWWMTVREQGWILSVGERDPELAALAAPLFDVSGAVVASLSVSGSTFQFSKQDTTYIAKMVTECARKISLQRR; from the coding sequence ATGGAGCAAGTGGGAGGAACAAACAAGACGCTAGTCATTCAAAAAATCGGGAGTATATTGGACTATGTTTCGCGTAATGGACCTGTGTCGTCAGTATCTAAGATGGCCGCTGAACTGGAAATTCCACGAGGGACACTTCATCGATTATTAAACGACTTGGGATCAGAACAATTTTTGAACCGAAATGAAAGCGGTTACGAAGTGGGCTGGAGAGTCCTTTCGCTCGCTGCTCACGCATTGAGCGACCGTGATATCGTACAACTGGCGCGTCCATTTGTACAATTGCTATCTGCACAGACAGGTCTTAATACCTCCGTGTACGTCCGTGTAGAGGAGTGTCGCATGTGTGTTCATCGCGTTGAAGGGGTATCCATTTTACGGCCAACCGTGAAAGTAGGGGAATTGTTGCCGTTACACGCTGGTGCGTCAGGCAGGATTTTGACTGCCTGGTTGGCAGATGCGGAGAGGGAGGAACTACTCCGATTATCAAGAGAGCGGTTTCCTGATGTGAGTTCCAAACAAGACCCTTCGTGGTGGATGACCGTTCGAGAACAAGGATGGATTTTGAGTGTCGGTGAGCGGGATCCTGAACTCGCGGCGTTGGCAGCACCTTTGTTTGACGTCAGTGGCGCGGTGGTCGCTTCGCTATCTGTTTCTGGGTCAACGTTTCAATTTTCGAAGCAAGATACGACCTACATTGCAAAAATGGTAACGGAATGTGCTCGTAAAATCAGCCTGCAAAGGAGATGA